The following proteins come from a genomic window of Methanosarcina sp. MTP4:
- a CDS encoding cupin domain-containing protein: MQEKIKEIAARVHEMRELSEISIEKMVEYLQIPEETYKNYESGEEDIPASVLFEIAHKMQVDMATLLTGEEPRMNIFTVTREGKGVSVERRKQYKYQNLAEKFIHKKAEFFIVTVEPKPEGTKPGTNSHPGQEFNYLLEGSLKVYIHNNEIVLKEGDSIYFDSNYEHAMEALEGKPAKFLAVII; the protein is encoded by the coding sequence ATGCAGGAAAAAATCAAGGAAATCGCAGCCCGCGTCCATGAAATGCGGGAATTGTCCGAGATCTCAATAGAAAAAATGGTAGAGTATCTGCAGATCCCGGAAGAAACCTACAAAAACTACGAAAGCGGAGAAGAGGATATCCCGGCAAGTGTCCTTTTTGAGATTGCACACAAGATGCAGGTGGACATGGCTACTCTCCTGACCGGGGAAGAGCCGCGGATGAACATCTTTACCGTTACCCGAGAGGGAAAAGGGGTCAGTGTGGAGAGGAGGAAGCAGTATAAGTACCAGAACCTCGCCGAGAAGTTCATCCACAAAAAGGCAGAGTTTTTCATCGTCACTGTCGAACCCAAACCCGAGGGGACAAAGCCCGGGACTAACTCCCACCCAGGGCAGGAGTTCAACTACCTGCTGGAAGGAAGCCTGAAAGTATATATCCACAACAACGAAATCGTCCTGAAAGAAGGAGACTCAATCTACTTTGACTCCAACTACGAACACGCCATGGAAGCCCTGGAAGGAAAGCCTGCAAAGTTCCTTGCCGTGATCATATAA
- a CDS encoding 3-methyl-2-oxobutanoate dehydrogenase subunit VorB, producing the protein MATQLIKGNSAVIVGALYAGCDCFFGYPITPASEILHDASKYFPKIGRKFVQAESEEAAINMVFGGASAGHRVMTSSSGPGISLMQEGMSYLAGAELPCVVVDIMRAGPGLGNIGPEQGDYNQVVKGGGHGNYQNIVLAPNSVQEMCDMTMKAFELAFKYRNPAVVLADGVLGQMIESLEFPTEAIVPEIDTSWAVNGTAETRPNLVTSIFLDFNELGQFNEKLQAKYELIKQNEVDYEEYLTDDARVVLVSYGISSRICRSAVDLARKEGLKVGLFRPKTLFPFPGAQLKVLAEKGCSFISVEMSNGQMVDDIRLAIGCSQPVELVNRMGGNLITLDQVMDKIRKLAGEA; encoded by the coding sequence ATGGCAACACAACTCATAAAAGGCAACTCCGCTGTAATCGTCGGGGCACTTTACGCCGGATGCGACTGTTTCTTCGGATACCCCATCACGCCGGCAAGTGAAATCCTGCACGATGCGTCCAAATATTTCCCGAAAATAGGCAGGAAATTCGTCCAGGCCGAGTCCGAAGAAGCCGCAATCAACATGGTCTTCGGTGGAGCATCAGCCGGTCACAGGGTTATGACCTCTTCCTCCGGACCCGGGATCAGCCTGATGCAGGAAGGGATGTCCTACCTGGCAGGCGCGGAACTTCCCTGTGTGGTGGTGGACATCATGAGGGCAGGCCCGGGGCTCGGGAACATCGGTCCCGAACAGGGGGACTACAACCAGGTCGTAAAAGGAGGAGGACACGGAAACTACCAGAATATCGTGCTTGCCCCGAACTCCGTGCAGGAAATGTGCGACATGACCATGAAAGCTTTCGAGCTTGCCTTCAAATACCGGAACCCGGCAGTGGTCCTGGCCGACGGGGTGCTCGGGCAGATGATCGAGTCCCTGGAATTCCCGACAGAAGCTATTGTTCCCGAAATAGATACTTCCTGGGCAGTCAACGGCACAGCCGAAACAAGGCCGAACCTGGTCACTTCGATTTTCCTGGACTTCAACGAGCTTGGGCAGTTTAACGAAAAGCTGCAGGCAAAATACGAACTGATCAAGCAAAACGAGGTTGACTACGAGGAATACCTGACAGACGATGCCAGAGTCGTCCTGGTCTCATACGGGATCAGCAGCAGGATCTGCAGGTCTGCCGTGGACCTTGCCAGAAAGGAAGGCCTCAAGGTAGGGCTCTTCAGGCCAAAGACTCTCTTCCCCTTCCCCGGGGCGCAGTTAAAAGTCCTGGCTGAAAAAGGTTGCTCTTTCATCTCAGTGGAGATGAGCAATGGACAGATGGTAGACGACATCAGGCTTGCCATCGGCTGCTCACAGCCCGTGGAACTTGTAAACCGCATGGGAGGAAACCTGATCACCCTTGACCAGGTAATGGACAAAATCAGAAAACTTGCAGGAGAGGCATGA
- a CDS encoding PKD domain-containing protein, with amino-acid sequence METVVHPGQSIQRALNDASEGDIITVKPGIYYRYVEINKDNLTLRSEAGPDETFIVGTTYCADVIQVIANNATIDGFSVSVNATTKDYFNNNNSDVHGICLNSNINNCVIENNNVTNTDIGINLNTVKDFTVKNNEVSNNGVGINLFKSDNNLLTYNLVRSNDCGIKMQISTDNLIYNNSFNNTINAEDNRKNSNKFNITTFGNYWSDYKGEDVNPEDGIGDTPYAIDNKNRDYRPLMNSGFESDEPPVTPETPAPYQPVAAFTVDHDLGPAPLTVTFTDNSENATSIEWDLDGDGIFETFNDPSPTYEYTEAETYTVTLKAINGTLNDIATQEITVDTAESPINPVFPIKPVAAFEVEMDWLMVNFTDCSENATTWLWDFGDSSQSNVQNPTHTYTDPGNYNVNLTVSNENGTDWELATIEVLAPSEPSDPVFPIANFSSNVTSGEAPFTVQFIDLSENADSWAWDFDGDGDVDDASENPVYTYESAGNYTVNLTVSNGNGSNSTEKIDFITVEVADVSGDTGDSGDAGDSGETGDSESSVSSSHRGGSGVGSAKIIRKEKLEPVGESDLASGSNSPGENSEKSDEYKALKVQSDMANNVEASGSEEEDGGQIPGFVLPFAAIGLVSAVYVVNRGKKNK; translated from the coding sequence ATGGAAACTGTTGTGCATCCCGGGCAATCGATTCAGCGTGCTTTGAACGATGCGTCTGAAGGCGATATAATAACGGTTAAACCCGGGATCTACTATCGATACGTTGAGATCAACAAAGACAATTTGACATTGAGGTCTGAGGCCGGTCCGGATGAAACTTTCATCGTCGGGACTACCTACTGTGCTGATGTAATCCAGGTAATCGCCAATAACGCAACAATAGACGGATTTTCCGTTTCTGTGAACGCGACGACAAAGGATTACTTCAATAATAACAATAGTGATGTACACGGGATCTGTCTTAATTCCAATATCAACAACTGCGTCATTGAAAACAACAATGTAACAAACACCGATATTGGAATTAATCTTAACACTGTCAAAGACTTCACTGTAAAAAACAATGAGGTCTCAAACAATGGCGTTGGAATCAACCTGTTTAAATCGGATAATAACCTGCTGACTTACAATCTGGTACGTTCCAATGACTGTGGTATAAAGATGCAGATTTCGACTGATAACCTGATTTATAACAACTCCTTCAACAATACGATAAACGCCGAAGACAACAGGAAGAATAGTAATAAGTTCAATATCACCACCTTTGGTAACTACTGGAGTGACTATAAAGGGGAAGATGTAAATCCTGAGGACGGCATCGGAGACACACCTTACGCAATTGACAACAAGAATCGCGACTACAGGCCGTTGATGAACTCTGGTTTTGAATCGGATGAACCGCCAGTTACTCCAGAAACGCCTGCTCCATATCAACCTGTTGCAGCTTTTACAGTTGATCATGATTTAGGTCCTGCTCCTCTGACGGTTACTTTCACGGACAATTCGGAAAATGCAACAAGCATTGAATGGGATCTTGATGGAGACGGTATATTTGAAACTTTTAATGATCCCTCTCCAACATATGAATACACTGAAGCAGAGACGTACACGGTAACGTTAAAAGCGATCAACGGAACCCTTAATGACATCGCAACTCAGGAGATAACAGTTGATACTGCAGAATCTCCAATCAATCCTGTATTTCCGATCAAACCTGTCGCAGCATTCGAGGTTGAAATGGACTGGCTGATGGTTAATTTCACCGACTGTTCTGAAAATGCAACGACCTGGCTCTGGGACTTTGGAGATAGCAGTCAGTCAAATGTGCAAAACCCAACACATACATACACGGATCCAGGGAACTATAACGTCAACCTGACTGTGAGCAACGAAAACGGCACGGATTGGGAACTTGCTACAATAGAGGTTCTGGCACCTTCCGAACCATCTGATCCCGTCTTCCCTATTGCGAACTTCAGTTCCAACGTCACTTCCGGAGAAGCTCCCTTTACGGTGCAGTTCATTGACCTCTCCGAGAACGCCGACTCCTGGGCCTGGGACTTTGACGGGGACGGGGATGTCGATGATGCCTCGGAAAATCCCGTATACACTTACGAAAGTGCAGGTAACTACACAGTTAACCTGACGGTAAGTAACGGAAACGGCAGCAACTCAACGGAAAAAATCGATTTCATCACAGTGGAAGTTGCCGATGTTTCAGGTGATACAGGGGACTCCGGTGATGCTGGAGATTCCGGGGAAACCGGGGATTCTGAAAGCTCGGTTTCAAGCTCTCACCGTGGAGGTAGTGGGGTAGGAAGTGCAAAGATTATCCGCAAGGAAAAACTGGAACCTGTCGGGGAATCTGATCTTGCTTCCGGTTCGAATTCTCCGGGAGAAAACTCCGAGAAGTCCGACGAGTATAAAGCCCTGAAAGTACAGAGTGACATGGCAAATAATGTGGAGGCTTCAGGCTCCGAGGAAGAAGATGGAGGACAAATTCCCGGTTTTGTACTGCCTTTTGCAGCGATCGGGTTGGTTTCCGCGGTCTACGTGGTGAATAGAGGCAAAAAGAACAAATAA
- a CDS encoding 2-oxoacid:acceptor oxidoreductase family protein: protein MAAKIIGDEKVIKRPDALYAEFTRKGGAAPTATHYCPGCGHGVLHKLIAEAIDDLGVQDRTVMISPVGCAVFAYYYFDAGNIQVAHGRAPAVGTGVSRAEDNAVVISYQGDGDLASIGLNETLQAANRGEKLAVFFVNNTVYGMTGGQMAPTTLIGEKTTTCPEGRDPRFAGYPLHMCELLDNLKAPVFIERVSVSDISHIRKARKAIRKAMEIQRDGKGYAFVEVLAACPTNLKMDAEQAIEFINEEMEKEFPLKNFRDNSEEAKPLDRGTSDFTKETLDKLYGIEAEAEEIPPRTDFTPVQTKIAGFGGQGVLSMGLILAQAGVKADLNASWFPSYGPEQRGGTSNCSVVISGQPIGSPTVYTPDILIAMNRPSLEKFEGAVREGGTILYDATIGEVETPAGVKAVAVPSTEKAKEAGDERAANSFMLGVLLGLGVTGLEDEAFKEAIAENFPGKPKVIAFNQQVLEAGAKWAKENA, encoded by the coding sequence ATGGCAGCAAAAATCATAGGCGATGAAAAGGTAATCAAAAGGCCTGACGCCCTGTATGCGGAATTCACCCGGAAGGGTGGAGCCGCTCCCACAGCCACCCACTACTGCCCCGGCTGCGGGCACGGGGTCTTGCATAAGCTCATTGCCGAGGCCATTGACGACCTCGGGGTCCAGGACAGGACCGTCATGATCAGTCCTGTGGGCTGTGCAGTCTTTGCTTACTATTATTTTGATGCAGGCAACATCCAGGTCGCCCATGGCCGCGCTCCTGCGGTCGGGACCGGGGTTTCCAGGGCTGAGGATAACGCTGTGGTCATTTCCTACCAGGGTGACGGCGACCTTGCCTCAATCGGCCTGAACGAGACCCTCCAGGCGGCAAACCGGGGCGAAAAACTTGCTGTTTTTTTCGTGAACAACACCGTCTACGGCATGACCGGCGGACAGATGGCTCCCACGACCCTGATCGGTGAAAAAACCACCACCTGCCCCGAAGGCCGGGACCCCCGCTTTGCAGGCTATCCGCTCCACATGTGCGAGCTCCTTGACAACCTGAAAGCCCCGGTCTTTATCGAGAGGGTGTCGGTTTCAGACATTTCCCACATCAGGAAAGCCCGCAAGGCCATCCGGAAAGCCATGGAGATCCAGCGCGACGGCAAAGGTTACGCCTTTGTGGAAGTGCTTGCCGCCTGCCCGACTAACCTGAAGATGGACGCCGAACAGGCTATCGAGTTCATCAATGAGGAGATGGAAAAGGAATTCCCGCTCAAGAACTTCAGGGACAACTCCGAAGAAGCAAAACCCCTCGACCGCGGGACCAGCGACTTCACAAAGGAAACTCTGGACAAGCTCTACGGCATTGAAGCCGAAGCCGAGGAAATCCCCCCCAGGACAGATTTTACCCCTGTCCAGACCAAGATTGCAGGTTTCGGAGGTCAGGGCGTCCTGAGCATGGGCCTGATCCTTGCCCAGGCAGGAGTAAAGGCAGACCTCAACGCCTCCTGGTTCCCCTCCTACGGTCCGGAACAGCGCGGAGGGACTTCAAACTGCTCGGTTGTGATTTCCGGTCAGCCCATCGGCTCTCCAACAGTCTACACCCCGGACATCCTGATCGCCATGAACCGCCCCTCCCTTGAAAAGTTCGAAGGGGCCGTAAGAGAAGGCGGGACCATCCTCTACGACGCCACCATCGGGGAGGTCGAAACCCCCGCAGGTGTCAAAGCCGTCGCAGTCCCTTCAACCGAAAAAGCCAAAGAAGCCGGGGACGAAAGGGCAGCCAACTCCTTCATGCTCGGAGTCCTCCTGGGCCTCGGCGTAACCGGCCTCGAAGATGAAGCCTTCAAGGAAGCCATTGCCGAAAACTTCCCGGGAAAGCCCAAAGTCATTGCTTTCAACCAGCAGGTCCTGGAAGCCGGGGCAAAGTGGGCAAAGGAAAACGCTTGA
- a CDS encoding alkaline phosphatase family protein — MKSFECRTIDIAPTLSKLLEIPMVPPTGRPIPEVMGFVKGKSCKRAVIIIVDSLGYSLYRHFSSIMKNTGELAEKGLLFKCKSPATHTSPAIASIFTGYFPEEHGIYSTGDIYVERTKDPENPKLKSIMEWAYQAGKKASAVIESEGAESFRGRIKDYYGVPNSEDILDYDRKITGYAVQSLQEKPDILAVHLRALDRFSHRAESWAEMKKAAKAVDKNLGEIFSASEKGTIFFICGDHAVHGGEKWLKGATKEALENHRNNLVALIVGCY, encoded by the coding sequence ATGAAATCTTTTGAGTGCAGGACCATTGACATAGCCCCCACGCTTTCAAAGCTACTGGAAATACCCATGGTCCCGCCTACTGGCAGGCCGATTCCCGAGGTAATGGGTTTTGTAAAAGGAAAAAGCTGCAAAAGAGCGGTTATAATCATCGTTGACAGCCTGGGCTACTCCCTGTACAGGCACTTCTCTTCGATAATGAAAAATACAGGGGAGCTTGCCGAAAAAGGGCTCCTATTCAAATGCAAGTCCCCGGCAACCCATACATCCCCGGCGATTGCATCCATTTTCACAGGATACTTTCCGGAAGAGCACGGGATCTATTCAACCGGAGACATCTACGTTGAAAGAACAAAAGACCCTGAAAATCCCAAACTGAAAAGCATCATGGAGTGGGCGTACCAGGCAGGGAAAAAAGCTTCAGCCGTGATCGAATCAGAAGGAGCCGAGAGTTTCAGGGGAAGGATAAAAGATTATTACGGGGTACCCAATTCCGAAGACATCCTGGACTATGACCGAAAAATAACGGGATATGCAGTGCAGTCCCTTCAGGAAAAACCCGATATCCTGGCCGTACACCTGCGGGCTCTTGACCGCTTTTCCCACAGGGCCGAAAGCTGGGCAGAAATGAAAAAAGCGGCAAAGGCTGTTGACAAAAATTTAGGAGAAATTTTTTCAGCTTCCGAAAAAGGCACAATTTTCTTCATCTGTGGAGACCACGCCGTCCACGGAGGAGAAAAATGGTTGAAAGGTGCCACAAAGGAAGCACTTGAAAATCACCGGAATAACCTTGTGGCACTTATAGTCGGCTGCTACTAA
- a CDS encoding ferredoxin family protein, giving the protein MSKSDKKEPYPVINILECKACGRCLLACPKGVLSMSEELNERGYHYVVYKGEGCSGCANCFYTCPEPLAIEIHIPLKEEKAE; this is encoded by the coding sequence ATGTCAAAAAGTGATAAAAAAGAACCGTACCCTGTTATCAACATCCTTGAATGCAAAGCCTGCGGCCGCTGCCTCCTGGCATGCCCGAAGGGCGTGCTTTCCATGAGTGAGGAGCTGAACGAACGCGGGTACCACTATGTGGTATACAAGGGCGAGGGCTGCTCCGGATGTGCGAACTGTTTCTACACCTGCCCTGAACCCCTGGCAATCGAAATTCACATCCCTCTAAAGGAGGAAAAGGCCGAATAA
- a CDS encoding AMP-binding protein has product MTSLLSRFVPKTDFESYEDFHENFRIIVPENFNFAYDVVDEYAKDFPEKRAMIWCNDEGEEKIFTFKDLKYYSDKAANFFAKHGVGKGDYVMLTLKSRYEFWFCILGLHKLGAIAVPATHMLKTQDIVYRIEKAGLKMIVCISEDGVPEQVDEAHAECGNVPLGKAVVGGKSREGWIDFRKELEVTSPDFERPTGEAATKEDICLVYFSSGTAGFPKMVEHDHTYSLGHILTARYWQNVEDDGLHYTVADSGWGKCVWGKLYGQWIAGCAVFVYDYDRFDAKHMLEKASKYGVTTFCAPPTIYRFLIKEDLSQYDFGTLTYAVVAGEPLNPEVFNRFLEFTGIKLMEGFGQTETVVTIATFPWMEPKPGSIGKPTPGFKIELMDREGNLCDVGEEGEIVINTKEGKPVGLFVHYGKDQKRTQETWHDGYYHTGDMAWMDEDGYLWFVGRGDDIIKTSGYKVGPFEVESALIQHPAVLECAITGAPDPVRGQVIKATIVLTKGHTAGEELKKELQEHVKKVTAPYKYPRIVEFVEELPKTISGKIRRVEIRDKDQNQ; this is encoded by the coding sequence ATGACTTCCTTACTCAGCCGATTTGTTCCAAAAACCGATTTTGAATCCTACGAGGATTTCCACGAAAACTTCAGGATCATCGTTCCTGAAAACTTCAACTTTGCCTACGATGTCGTGGATGAATACGCAAAAGACTTCCCTGAAAAACGCGCCATGATCTGGTGTAACGACGAAGGGGAAGAAAAAATCTTCACCTTCAAAGACCTCAAGTATTACAGCGACAAAGCTGCAAATTTCTTTGCGAAGCACGGAGTCGGGAAAGGCGACTACGTGATGCTTACCCTGAAAAGCCGCTATGAGTTCTGGTTCTGCATCCTTGGGCTGCACAAGCTCGGAGCCATAGCCGTGCCTGCAACCCACATGCTCAAAACCCAGGACATTGTCTACAGGATCGAAAAAGCCGGGCTCAAGATGATCGTCTGCATCTCCGAGGACGGAGTCCCGGAACAGGTTGACGAAGCCCATGCAGAATGTGGGAATGTCCCCCTCGGGAAAGCCGTGGTCGGCGGGAAAAGCCGGGAAGGGTGGATTGATTTCAGGAAAGAACTGGAGGTAACTTCCCCCGACTTCGAGCGCCCCACCGGCGAAGCCGCAACAAAAGAAGACATCTGCCTTGTCTACTTCTCCTCGGGGACTGCTGGCTTCCCGAAAATGGTAGAACACGACCATACCTACTCCCTGGGGCACATCCTTACCGCCCGCTACTGGCAAAATGTGGAAGATGACGGACTGCACTACACGGTTGCAGACAGCGGCTGGGGAAAATGCGTCTGGGGAAAACTCTACGGCCAGTGGATTGCAGGGTGCGCTGTTTTTGTCTATGACTACGACCGTTTCGATGCAAAGCACATGCTGGAAAAAGCCTCAAAATACGGGGTCACCACTTTCTGCGCCCCTCCCACAATCTACCGTTTCCTGATTAAAGAAGACCTGAGCCAGTATGACTTTGGCACCCTTACCTATGCCGTGGTCGCAGGAGAGCCCCTGAACCCCGAAGTTTTCAACCGCTTCCTGGAATTCACAGGGATCAAGCTCATGGAAGGTTTCGGGCAGACCGAAACAGTAGTTACTATCGCAACCTTCCCCTGGATGGAACCGAAACCCGGATCAATCGGAAAACCCACTCCCGGCTTCAAGATCGAACTGATGGACAGGGAAGGAAACCTCTGTGATGTGGGAGAAGAAGGCGAAATCGTCATCAATACGAAAGAAGGAAAACCCGTAGGGCTCTTTGTCCACTACGGAAAAGACCAAAAAAGAACTCAGGAGACCTGGCACGACGGCTACTACCACACCGGAGACATGGCCTGGATGGATGAGGACGGGTACCTCTGGTTTGTCGGCAGGGGCGACGACATTATAAAGACATCCGGGTACAAGGTCGGGCCCTTTGAAGTAGAAAGTGCCCTTATCCAGCACCCCGCAGTGCTCGAATGTGCTATCACCGGGGCTCCTGACCCTGTGCGGGGACAGGTCATCAAGGCAACCATCGTGCTAACGAAAGGTCACACGGCCGGGGAAGAGCTCAAGAAAGAGCTGCAGGAACACGTAAAGAAAGTCACTGCCCCCTACAAGTACCCGAGGATCGTGGAATTCGTGGAGGAACTCCCGAAGACCATCAGCGGAAAAATCCGCAGGGTAGAAATCCGTGATAAGGATCAGAATCAATAA